A portion of the Magnolia sinica isolate HGM2019 chromosome 17, MsV1, whole genome shotgun sequence genome contains these proteins:
- the LOC131230822 gene encoding MDIS1-interacting receptor like kinase 2-like isoform X2, with product MVIRKSLSLAFLLILPAFLSSHATAAASTLREAKALMKWKASLLPAPALHSWSLPATNASTNTISPCKWIGISCNGLRTVTKISLPNAGLQGKLHTLSFPSFPNLVHLNLSGNTLTGTIPAHIGTLQKLNSLDLSANEITGSIPLEMGNLVNLNKLVLSINQISGSIPPQIRNLQDLVQLKLNQNNLTGTIPPALSNLSSLTILYLFDNQIHGSIPLEIGNLMNLNELALYQNNLTGRIPPLLGNLRNLEFLYVYDNQFSGSIPPEIGNLINLKGLDLYSNFLTGSIPSAFGNLTKLTILHLPDNQISGSIPQELGNLVNLKSLILSRNLLTGSIPFTLGKLTMLQILYIVQNQISGTIPSELGNFKNLVEISFSQNNLTGLIPPSLGDLSNLSILYLYENQVSGSIPPEIGKLINLKEVDLSSNILTGSIPSSLGNLTNLTILQLFENEISGSIPPQIGNLQDLVQLTLFQNNLTGPIPPALGSLRNLTVLNLHDNQVSGSIPPEIGNLVNLEELSMSSNLLTGSIPSTLGNLSMLTVFHLFGNQLSNSIPPEIGNLKNLVELELYENNLTGPIPPVFGNLSSLALLYLRDNQISGSIPLEIGNLVNLEELSMSSNLLTGSIPSTFGNLSMLTKLYLYENQISGTIPAELGNLENLEEISLYSNLLTGSIPSSLGNLTKLTFLALFDCQLSGSLPQEMANMTNLSRLYLDGNNIFGNLPQLCHGGSLEVFSAPSNHFTGVIPTSFRNCTSLTKVRLNGNRLTANVSEAFGVYPHLTFMDISDNLLFGELSPNWGECQNLTKLQFSGNMITGRIPHEIGQLVQLGVLGLSSNHLVGEIPKEFGRLTSLFQLTLNDNQLSGQVPHEIGNLSNLEVLDLSMNHLSGPIPPQLGDCSKLQALNLSKNVFNGSIPFQIGNLVYLQVLLDLSHNSLNGEISPQLGKLIRLEKLNLSHNMLSGSIPPSFEEMLSLQSIDFSYNALEGRLPNNKAFQKAPEEAFIKNKGLCGEVKGLRPCNASLTSDGDAKKGHRVVIIIILPVLGALLLSSLIAGISFIYYQKRRNIKKEVLERSSKNPFSIWNYDGIAVFEDIIEVTEGFDDKYCIGIGGYGKVYKANLPMGHVVAVKKLHPLEGGDPSDQRSFRNEIQALTEIRHRNIVKLFGFCSHARCSFLVYEYMERGSLASILSNDERAAELDWTLRVKVIKELEASVSDFGTARLLIPDSSNWTMLAGTCGYIAPGNVVLCNALPRFNRIVGFSPLYKVPHLCDPNHRFDVRHKLAYTMRVTEKCDVYSFGVVALEVMMGRHPGELISSLSSSTRQDTPLKDMLDQRLSVPMSDVAQEVVFVVSMALSCIHPDPDSRPTMHHVAQELTVGRPSISLEPFNVLTLRQLMDLKL from the exons ATGGTTATACGTAAATCTCTCTCGCTTGCTTTTCTACTCATTTTGCCGGCTTTTCTTTCTTCCCatgcaacagcagcagcatcGACGCTCAGAGAAGCCAAGGCTCTCATGAAATGGAAAGCCAGTCTCTTGCCAGCACCAGCTCTCCATTCATGGTCCCTTCCTGCTACTAATGCCAGCACCAACACAATCTCTCCATGCAAATGGATTGGGATCTCATGCAATGGCCTTAGAACCGTAACAAAGATAAGTTTACCTAATGCAGGCTTGCAAGGTAAGCTCCATACCTTAAGCTTCCCATCATTTCCAAACCTAGTTCATCTCAATCTCAGTGGCAATACCCTCACTGGAACCATCCCAGCCCATATTGGCACTCTTCAAAAACTCAACTCCCTCGATCTGTCAGCAAATGAAATAACTGGATCAATACCTCTTGAAATGGGGAATCTTGTGAATTTGAATAAGCTAGTCTTATCCATT AATCAAATCTCTGGCTCTATTCCTCCACAGATCAGAAATCTGCAAGATCTTGTTCAGTTGAAGTTGAACCAAAACAATCTGACTGGTACAATCCCTCCTGCTCTAAGTAATTTAAGTAGCCTTACAATTTTGTATTTGTTTGACAATCAGATTCATGGGTCAATTCCACTAGAAATAgggaatttaatgaatctcaATGAACTAGCATTGTACcaaaacaatctgactggtcGAATTCCTCCTCTTttgggtaatttgagaaaccttgaATTTTTGTATGTCTACGACAATCAATTTTCTGGTTCAATTCCGCCTGAAATAGGGAATTTGATTAATCTCAAGGGGCTTGATTTGTATAGTAACTTTCTAACAGGTTCGATACCCTCCGCTTTTGGGAACTTGACAAAGCTGACTATCCTCCACCTCCCTGACAATCAAATTTCTGGCTCTATTCCTCAAGAATTAGGGAATCTGGTTAATCTCAAGAGTCTTATTCTGTCGCGtaaccttctaacaggttctatccctttcACATTAGGGAAATTGACCATGCTCCAAATTTTGTATATAGTACAAAATCAGATTTCAGGCACAATTCCATCAGAATTAGGGAatttcaagaatttggttgagaTATCTTTTTCCCAAAACAATCTAACTGGTCTGATCCCTCCTTCTTTAGGTGATTTGAGCAAcctttcaattttgtatttatacGAAAACCAggtttctggttcaattccaccaGAAATAGGGAAACTGATTAATCTAAAAGAAGTTGACTTGTCCAGTAAcattctaacaggttctatcccttccagtTTAGGGAATTTGACAAATCTGACAATCCTTCAGCTCTTTGAGAATGAAATCTCTGGCTCAATTCCTCCACAGATTGGGAATCTACAGGATCTGGTTCAGTTGACGTTGTTCcaaaacaatctgactggtccaatccctcctgctttaggtagTTTGAGGAACCTTACAGTTTTGAATTTACATGACAACCaagtttctggttcaattccaccaGAAATAGGGAATTTGGTTAATCTGGAGGAGCTTTCCATGTCCAGtaaccttctaacaggttctatcccttccactttagggaacttgtCCATGCTCACTGTTTTTCACCTGTTCGGAAATCAATTATCTAATTCAATACCTCCAGAAATAGGGAATCTAAAGAATCTGGTTGAGCTAGAATTGTATGaaaacaatctgactggtccaATCCCCCCTGTTTTCGGTAATTTGAGCAGCCTTGCACTTTTGTATCTCCGTGACAaccaaatttctggttcaattccccTAGAAATAGGGAATTTGGTTAATCTAGAGGAGCTTTCCATGTCCAGTAAtcttctaacaggttctatcccttccacgtTTGGGAACTTGTCCATGCTCACAAAATTGTATTTATACGAAAATCAGATATCAGGCACAATTCCTGCAGAGTTAGGGAATCTTGAGAATTTGGAGGAGATATCGTTGTACAGtaaccttctaacaggttctatcccttctaGTTTAGGAAACTTGACCAAGCTTACTTTTTTGGCCCTTTTTGATTGTCAATTATCTGGTTCCTTGCCTCAAGAAATGGCAAACATGACAAATCTTTCCAGACTCTATTTGGATGGCAACAACATCTTTGGCAATTTACCTCAGTTATGCCATGGTGGATCTCTTGAAGTATTCTCTGCACCAAGCAACCATTTCACTGGCGTGATTCCGACAAGCTTCAGAAACTGCACTAGCTTAACAAAAGTGCGACTCAATGGGAACCGACTCACGGCGAATGTATCAGAAGCCTTTGGTGTATACCCGCATCTCACGTTCATGGATATCAGTGACAACTTGTTGTTTGGTGAACTCTCACCGAACTGGGGAGAATGCCAAAACTTAACAAAGCTACAATTCTCCGGGAACATGATCACCGGTAGAATTCCTCACGAGATTGGGCAGCTGGTGCAGCTAGGAGTGCTTGGTCTTTCTTCGAACCATCTAGTAGGAGAGATTCCAAAGGAATTTGGGAGGCTGACTTCTTTGTTCCAATTGACTTTAAATGATAACCAGCTCTCTGGTCAGGTACCACATGAGATTGGAAACCTATCCAATTTGGAGGTTCTTGACTTGTCAATGAATCATTTAAGTGGGCCAATACCACCTCAATTAGGGGATTGCTCCAAACTCCAGGCTTTGAATTTGAGCAAAAATGTTTTCAATGGAAGCATTCCTTTTCAGATCGGCAATCTAGTATACCTACAGGTCTTACTAGATCTAAGTCATAACTCCCTGAATGGAGAGATATCCCCACAACTTGGGAAGTTGATTCGGCTCGAAAAGTTAAACCTCTCCCACAACATGCTGTCAGGTTCCATTCCACCTTCTTTTGAAGAGATGTTGAGCTTGcaatccattgatttttcatacaatgctTTGGAAGGTCGTCTTCCCAACAACAAAGCCTTTCAGAAAGCTCCAGAAGAggcatttataaaaaataaaggcTTATGTGGCGAAGTGAAAGGTTTGCGGCCTTGTAATGCCTCTTTAACAAGTGATGGCGATGCAAAGAAAGGTCACAGAGTCGTGATCATCATTATTCTTCCTGTCCTGGGGGCTTTGCTTCTTTCATCTTTAATCGCTGGCATTTCTTTCATTTATTatcaaaaaagaagaaatataaagaaaGAGGTTCTCGAAAGGAGCAGCAaaaatccattttcaatatggaattatgatggaATTGCTGTGTTTGAAGACATTATAGAAGTGACAGAGGGTTTTGATGATAAATATTGCATTGGAATTGGAGGGTATGGAAAAGTTTACAAGGCAAATCTACCAATGGGTCACGTTGTGGCTGTGAAGAAACTTCACCCACTTGAAGGCGGGGATCCATCtgatcaaagaagttttagaaatgagatacaagcaTTAACAGAAATCCGCCATCGTAATATTGTGAAGCTTTTTGGCTTCTGTTCCCATGCTCGATGCTCATTTCTAGTCTACGAGTATATGGAAAGGGGAAGCTTGGCCAGCATCCTAAGCAATGATGAAAGAGCTGCAGAGTTGGACTGGACTCTAAGAGTGAAGGTTATTAAAG AGCTTGAGGCTAGTGTCTCTGACTTTGGCACTGCACGATTGCTGATACCCGATTCATCTAATTGGACCATGCTCGCAGGCACTTGTGGTTACATCGCTCCCG GAAATGTGGTGTTATGCAATGCTCTGCCAAGATTCAACAGGATAGTTGGATTTTCTCCATTGTACAAGGTTCCACACctctgtgatccaaaccatcgattTGATGTCCGACACA AGCTTGCATATACAATGAGGGTGACTGAAAAATGCGATGTATATAGCTTTGGTGTTGTGGCACTTGAAGTGATGATGGGAAGGCATCCTGGGGAGCTCATCTCCTCTTTGTCATCATCAACTAGACAAGATACACCACTAAAGGATATGTTGGACCAACGTCTCTCAGTTCCGATGTCTGATGTTGCACAGGAAGTTGTATTTGTGGTGTCCATGGCACTATCTTGCATTCATCCGGATCCAGACTCTCGGCCGACTATGCACCACGTGGCTCAGGAGCTAACTGTTGGTAGGCCATCTATCTCTCTAGAGCCATTCAATGTACTTACATTACGTCAACTGATGGATCTTAAGCTATAA
- the LOC131230822 gene encoding MDIS1-interacting receptor like kinase 2-like isoform X1 encodes MVIRKSLSLAFLLILPAFLSSHATAAASTLREAKALMKWKASLLPAPALHSWSLPATNASTNTISPCKWIGISCNGLRTVTKISLPNAGLQGKLHTLSFPSFPNLVHLNLSGNTLTGTIPAHIGTLQKLNSLDLSANEITGSIPLEMGNLVNLNKLVLSINQISGSIPPQIRNLQDLVQLKLNQNNLTGTIPPALSNLSSLTILYLFDNQIHGSIPLEIGNLMNLNELALYQNNLTGRIPPLLGNLRNLEFLYVYDNQFSGSIPPEIGNLINLKGLDLYSNFLTGSIPSAFGNLTKLTILHLPDNQISGSIPQELGNLVNLKSLILSRNLLTGSIPFTLGKLTMLQILYIVQNQISGTIPSELGNFKNLVEISFSQNNLTGLIPPSLGDLSNLSILYLYENQVSGSIPPEIGKLINLKEVDLSSNILTGSIPSSLGNLTNLTILQLFENEISGSIPPQIGNLQDLVQLTLFQNNLTGPIPPALGSLRNLTVLNLHDNQVSGSIPPEIGNLVNLEELSMSSNLLTGSIPSTLGNLSMLTVFHLFGNQLSNSIPPEIGNLKNLVELELYENNLTGPIPPVFGNLSSLALLYLRDNQISGSIPLEIGNLVNLEELSMSSNLLTGSIPSTFGNLSMLTKLYLYENQISGTIPAELGNLENLEEISLYSNLLTGSIPSSLGNLTKLTFLALFDCQLSGSLPQEMANMTNLSRLYLDGNNIFGNLPQLCHGGSLEVFSAPSNHFTGVIPTSFRNCTSLTKVRLNGNRLTANVSEAFGVYPHLTFMDISDNLLFGELSPNWGECQNLTKLQFSGNMITGRIPHEIGQLVQLGVLGLSSNHLVGEIPKEFGRLTSLFQLTLNDNQLSGQVPHEIGNLSNLEVLDLSMNHLSGPIPPQLGDCSKLQALNLSKNVFNGSIPFQIGNLVYLQVLLDLSHNSLNGEISPQLGKLIRLEKLNLSHNMLSGSIPPSFEEMLSLQSIDFSYNALEGRLPNNKAFQKAPEEAFIKNKGLCGEVKGLRPCNASLTSDGDAKKGHRVVIIIILPVLGALLLSSLIAGISFIYYQKRRNIKKEVLERSSKNPFSIWNYDGIAVFEDIIEVTEGFDDKYCIGIGGYGKVYKANLPMGHVVAVKKLHPLEGGDPSDQRSFRNEIQALTEIRHRNIVKLFGFCSHARCSFLVYEYMERGSLASILSNDERAAELDWTLRVKVIKGVAHALSYMHHDCTLPIVHRDLSSNNVLLNLELEASVSDFGTARLLIPDSSNWTMLAGTCGYIAPGNVVLCNALPRFNRIVGFSPLYKVPHLCDPNHRFDVRHKLAYTMRVTEKCDVYSFGVVALEVMMGRHPGELISSLSSSTRQDTPLKDMLDQRLSVPMSDVAQEVVFVVSMALSCIHPDPDSRPTMHHVAQELTVGRPSISLEPFNVLTLRQLMDLKL; translated from the exons ATGGTTATACGTAAATCTCTCTCGCTTGCTTTTCTACTCATTTTGCCGGCTTTTCTTTCTTCCCatgcaacagcagcagcatcGACGCTCAGAGAAGCCAAGGCTCTCATGAAATGGAAAGCCAGTCTCTTGCCAGCACCAGCTCTCCATTCATGGTCCCTTCCTGCTACTAATGCCAGCACCAACACAATCTCTCCATGCAAATGGATTGGGATCTCATGCAATGGCCTTAGAACCGTAACAAAGATAAGTTTACCTAATGCAGGCTTGCAAGGTAAGCTCCATACCTTAAGCTTCCCATCATTTCCAAACCTAGTTCATCTCAATCTCAGTGGCAATACCCTCACTGGAACCATCCCAGCCCATATTGGCACTCTTCAAAAACTCAACTCCCTCGATCTGTCAGCAAATGAAATAACTGGATCAATACCTCTTGAAATGGGGAATCTTGTGAATTTGAATAAGCTAGTCTTATCCATT AATCAAATCTCTGGCTCTATTCCTCCACAGATCAGAAATCTGCAAGATCTTGTTCAGTTGAAGTTGAACCAAAACAATCTGACTGGTACAATCCCTCCTGCTCTAAGTAATTTAAGTAGCCTTACAATTTTGTATTTGTTTGACAATCAGATTCATGGGTCAATTCCACTAGAAATAgggaatttaatgaatctcaATGAACTAGCATTGTACcaaaacaatctgactggtcGAATTCCTCCTCTTttgggtaatttgagaaaccttgaATTTTTGTATGTCTACGACAATCAATTTTCTGGTTCAATTCCGCCTGAAATAGGGAATTTGATTAATCTCAAGGGGCTTGATTTGTATAGTAACTTTCTAACAGGTTCGATACCCTCCGCTTTTGGGAACTTGACAAAGCTGACTATCCTCCACCTCCCTGACAATCAAATTTCTGGCTCTATTCCTCAAGAATTAGGGAATCTGGTTAATCTCAAGAGTCTTATTCTGTCGCGtaaccttctaacaggttctatccctttcACATTAGGGAAATTGACCATGCTCCAAATTTTGTATATAGTACAAAATCAGATTTCAGGCACAATTCCATCAGAATTAGGGAatttcaagaatttggttgagaTATCTTTTTCCCAAAACAATCTAACTGGTCTGATCCCTCCTTCTTTAGGTGATTTGAGCAAcctttcaattttgtatttatacGAAAACCAggtttctggttcaattccaccaGAAATAGGGAAACTGATTAATCTAAAAGAAGTTGACTTGTCCAGTAAcattctaacaggttctatcccttccagtTTAGGGAATTTGACAAATCTGACAATCCTTCAGCTCTTTGAGAATGAAATCTCTGGCTCAATTCCTCCACAGATTGGGAATCTACAGGATCTGGTTCAGTTGACGTTGTTCcaaaacaatctgactggtccaatccctcctgctttaggtagTTTGAGGAACCTTACAGTTTTGAATTTACATGACAACCaagtttctggttcaattccaccaGAAATAGGGAATTTGGTTAATCTGGAGGAGCTTTCCATGTCCAGtaaccttctaacaggttctatcccttccactttagggaacttgtCCATGCTCACTGTTTTTCACCTGTTCGGAAATCAATTATCTAATTCAATACCTCCAGAAATAGGGAATCTAAAGAATCTGGTTGAGCTAGAATTGTATGaaaacaatctgactggtccaATCCCCCCTGTTTTCGGTAATTTGAGCAGCCTTGCACTTTTGTATCTCCGTGACAaccaaatttctggttcaattccccTAGAAATAGGGAATTTGGTTAATCTAGAGGAGCTTTCCATGTCCAGTAAtcttctaacaggttctatcccttccacgtTTGGGAACTTGTCCATGCTCACAAAATTGTATTTATACGAAAATCAGATATCAGGCACAATTCCTGCAGAGTTAGGGAATCTTGAGAATTTGGAGGAGATATCGTTGTACAGtaaccttctaacaggttctatcccttctaGTTTAGGAAACTTGACCAAGCTTACTTTTTTGGCCCTTTTTGATTGTCAATTATCTGGTTCCTTGCCTCAAGAAATGGCAAACATGACAAATCTTTCCAGACTCTATTTGGATGGCAACAACATCTTTGGCAATTTACCTCAGTTATGCCATGGTGGATCTCTTGAAGTATTCTCTGCACCAAGCAACCATTTCACTGGCGTGATTCCGACAAGCTTCAGAAACTGCACTAGCTTAACAAAAGTGCGACTCAATGGGAACCGACTCACGGCGAATGTATCAGAAGCCTTTGGTGTATACCCGCATCTCACGTTCATGGATATCAGTGACAACTTGTTGTTTGGTGAACTCTCACCGAACTGGGGAGAATGCCAAAACTTAACAAAGCTACAATTCTCCGGGAACATGATCACCGGTAGAATTCCTCACGAGATTGGGCAGCTGGTGCAGCTAGGAGTGCTTGGTCTTTCTTCGAACCATCTAGTAGGAGAGATTCCAAAGGAATTTGGGAGGCTGACTTCTTTGTTCCAATTGACTTTAAATGATAACCAGCTCTCTGGTCAGGTACCACATGAGATTGGAAACCTATCCAATTTGGAGGTTCTTGACTTGTCAATGAATCATTTAAGTGGGCCAATACCACCTCAATTAGGGGATTGCTCCAAACTCCAGGCTTTGAATTTGAGCAAAAATGTTTTCAATGGAAGCATTCCTTTTCAGATCGGCAATCTAGTATACCTACAGGTCTTACTAGATCTAAGTCATAACTCCCTGAATGGAGAGATATCCCCACAACTTGGGAAGTTGATTCGGCTCGAAAAGTTAAACCTCTCCCACAACATGCTGTCAGGTTCCATTCCACCTTCTTTTGAAGAGATGTTGAGCTTGcaatccattgatttttcatacaatgctTTGGAAGGTCGTCTTCCCAACAACAAAGCCTTTCAGAAAGCTCCAGAAGAggcatttataaaaaataaaggcTTATGTGGCGAAGTGAAAGGTTTGCGGCCTTGTAATGCCTCTTTAACAAGTGATGGCGATGCAAAGAAAGGTCACAGAGTCGTGATCATCATTATTCTTCCTGTCCTGGGGGCTTTGCTTCTTTCATCTTTAATCGCTGGCATTTCTTTCATTTATTatcaaaaaagaagaaatataaagaaaGAGGTTCTCGAAAGGAGCAGCAaaaatccattttcaatatggaattatgatggaATTGCTGTGTTTGAAGACATTATAGAAGTGACAGAGGGTTTTGATGATAAATATTGCATTGGAATTGGAGGGTATGGAAAAGTTTACAAGGCAAATCTACCAATGGGTCACGTTGTGGCTGTGAAGAAACTTCACCCACTTGAAGGCGGGGATCCATCtgatcaaagaagttttagaaatgagatacaagcaTTAACAGAAATCCGCCATCGTAATATTGTGAAGCTTTTTGGCTTCTGTTCCCATGCTCGATGCTCATTTCTAGTCTACGAGTATATGGAAAGGGGAAGCTTGGCCAGCATCCTAAGCAATGATGAAAGAGCTGCAGAGTTGGACTGGACTCTAAGAGTGAAGGTTATTAAAGGTGTGGCTCATGCTTTATCTTATATGCATCATGATTGTACCTTGCCGATTGTCCACCGAGACCTATCAAGCAACAACGTTCTGTTGAATTTAGAGCTTGAGGCTAGTGTCTCTGACTTTGGCACTGCACGATTGCTGATACCCGATTCATCTAATTGGACCATGCTCGCAGGCACTTGTGGTTACATCGCTCCCG GAAATGTGGTGTTATGCAATGCTCTGCCAAGATTCAACAGGATAGTTGGATTTTCTCCATTGTACAAGGTTCCACACctctgtgatccaaaccatcgattTGATGTCCGACACA AGCTTGCATATACAATGAGGGTGACTGAAAAATGCGATGTATATAGCTTTGGTGTTGTGGCACTTGAAGTGATGATGGGAAGGCATCCTGGGGAGCTCATCTCCTCTTTGTCATCATCAACTAGACAAGATACACCACTAAAGGATATGTTGGACCAACGTCTCTCAGTTCCGATGTCTGATGTTGCACAGGAAGTTGTATTTGTGGTGTCCATGGCACTATCTTGCATTCATCCGGATCCAGACTCTCGGCCGACTATGCACCACGTGGCTCAGGAGCTAACTGTTGGTAGGCCATCTATCTCTCTAGAGCCATTCAATGTACTTACATTACGTCAACTGATGGATCTTAAGCTATAA